The window CTTTGAAGGTGAAGAGGGCAGGCCGGCAGCGGCCGTGCCCGGCATGACGCCGAAGATGTCTCCTGCGATCTCCCGCAGGAGACCCCGCGCTGCGGAGGCGTCGGCGGGCGAGAGTCGCCCGGCCTCGAGGTCGACGTTCGTCGCCTTGACGAAGGAGAAGAGCGCCCCAAGGGCACCGGCGGTATTCAGATCGTCTTCGAGGGAATCGAACACGGCCCGGCGCGCCGCCTCGACTCGCAGCGCGAATCCGCCGCCCCCCGCTGTATTCACCTTCAAAGAAATCTTCTCTTCTGTCTTCTCTTCGGTCTTCTCTCTTTCCGAGAGCCGCAAATCCAGAGAATCCAGCCGCTCCAGGGCCGACGCCGCGCCTTTCAGCGCGTCGAACGTGAAGTTCAGCTTCATGCGGTACGGCACGGACTGGAAGAGGTAGCGGATCGCGCGGGGCGTGTAGCCCTTCTCCACGAGCGCGGGCAGCGTGAAGAAGTTGCCCTTGCTCTTCGCCATCTTCTCGCCGTCCACGATGAGGTGCTCGGCGTGGAGCCAGTACTTCACGAACGGCTTTCCCGTCGCGCCCTCGCTCTGGGCGATCTCGTTCTCGTGGTGCGGGAAGACGTTGTCGACGGCACCCGTGTGGATGTCGAGCGTCTCCCCGAGGTACTTCATCGACATCGCGCTGCACTCGAGGTGCCAGCCGGGCCGGCCGCGGCCGAGCTCGGTCGTCCACGTCGCGGACTCGGGCTCGCCTTCCTTGGCGGCCTTCCAGACGGCGAAGTCGCGGACGTCTTCCTTCTCGTACTCGTCGTCCGCGACGCGGGCGCCGCGTTTGACGGCCGTCAGGTCGATCTTGGAGAGTTTCCCGTAATCCGGAAACGTCGCGATGCGGAACCAGATCGACCCTTCGCTCTCGTACGTGTGCCCGCGCGCGGCGAGCTTCTTCACGATCTCGACCATCTCGGGGATGTGGTCCGTCGCGCGCGGGTAAACCGCG is drawn from Acidobacteriota bacterium and contains these coding sequences:
- a CDS encoding cysteine--tRNA ligase, with amino-acid sequence MALRLHNTLTRSLEEFRPLVPGKVGLYTCGPTVYDRVHIGNLRTFVWEDVMCRVLRALGYEVTQVMNLTDIDDKTIRGAVAAGVPLREFTERHVATFFEDLNALGVVPAAVYPRATDHIPEMVEIVKKLAARGHTYESEGSIWFRIATFPDYGKLSKIDLTAVKRGARVADDEYEKEDVRDFAVWKAAKEGEPESATWTTELGRGRPGWHLECSAMSMKYLGETLDIHTGAVDNVFPHHENEIAQSEGATGKPFVKYWLHAEHLIVDGEKMAKSKGNFFTLPALVEKGYTPRAIRYLFQSVPYRMKLNFTFDALKGAASALERLDSLDLRLSEREKTEEKTEEKISLKVNTAGGGGFALRVEAARRAVFDSLEDDLNTAGALGALFSFVKATNVDLEAGRLSPADASAARGLLREIAGDIFGVMPGTAAAGLPSSPSKKSSSESSSSSSDEPWILDRIEARKAAKKARDFKTADAIRDELLAKGVVLEDTPQGVRWKRKA